A genome region from Scleropages formosus chromosome 6, fSclFor1.1, whole genome shotgun sequence includes the following:
- the st8sia5 gene encoding alpha-2,8-sialyltransferase 8E isoform X1 produces MGYSDPSGRDLLGNRSLCFIFICAFGVVTLLQQILYGKNYIKSGQQFSRLKGDETANWTRPVNFLDDGSQTPARNGKKRCFRQNFQRQTDSLNSVIITPCLADIPKKKKRSQRYFELYDGPYDYNSTTCKDFRQEIIDVKVLTMVKTSELFDRWRNLQLCKWDQHKEEIEAFKSSLSRCCNAPSFLFTTKRNTPAGTNLRYEVDTSGILHISTEIFKMFPDDMPYTRSQFKKCAVIGNGGIIKNSKCGKEIDSADFVFRCNIPPISEKYAPDVGYKTDIVTINPSIITERFQKLEKWRKPLYKVLQTYKNSSVVLPAFYNTRNTDVSFRVKYMLDDFDSQKGVFFFHPQYLLNVQRFWSVQGVRAKRLSSGLMLVTAAMELCEEVHLYGFWAFPMNPSGIFVTHHYYDNVKPRPGFHDMPHEIFNFLHLHSRGILQVHTGSCR; encoded by the exons TGGGCAACAGTTTAGCCGACTCAAAGGAGACGAAACGGCAAATTGGACCAGGCCTGTTAATTTCTTGGATGATGGATCACAGACGCCGGccagaaatggaaagaaaag ATGTTTCCGTCAGAATTTTCAGCGTCAGACAGACTCACTGAACTCCGTTATTATCACTCCCTGCCTAGCCGATATtccgaagaaaaaaaaacgctctCAAAG GTATTTTGAACTGTATGATGGTCCTTATGATTACAACTCAACAACATGCAAGGATTTCAGGCAGGAGATCATCGATGTGAAGGTACTCACCAT GGTGAAGACTTCTGAACTTTTTGACAGGTGGAGGAATCTACAGCTTTGCAAATGGGATCAGCACAAGGAGGAAATAGAAGCTTTCAA GAGTTCCTTGTCCCGCTGCTGCAATGCACCCTCCTTCCTCTTCACCACCAAGAGAAACACGCCGGCAGGGACCAATCTCAGGTACGAGGTGGACACCAGCGGAATCCTGCACATCAGTACGGAGATTTTCAAGATGTTCCCTGAT GACATGCCATACACGAGATCCCAGTTCAAGAAGTGTGCTGTGATTGGAAACGGAGGAATCATCAAGAACAGTAAATGTGGAAAGGAGATTGATTCTGCTGACTTTGTGTTTAG ATGCAACATACCTCCCATCTCTGAAAAATATGCTCCAGATGTGGGGTACAAGACAGACATTGTGACCATTAACCCAAGCATTATCACTGAAAG GTtccagaagctggagaagtggAGAAAGCCTTTGTACAAGGTTCTGCAGACCTATAAGAACTCTTCAGTGGTGCTCCCAGCCTTCTACAACACGCGTAACACTGACGTCTCCTTCCGCGTCAAGTACATGTTGGACGACTTTGACTCACAGAAGGGCGTGTTTTTCTTCCATCCACAGTACTTGCTGAATGTGCAGCGCTTCTGGTCGGTGCAAGGTGTCCGTGCCAAGAGGCTGAGTAGTGGCCTCATGCTGGTGACGGCCGCTATGGAGCTGTGCGAGGAGGTCCATTTGTATGGCTTCTGGGCTTTTCCCATGAACCCCTCAGGCATCTTCGTCACACACCACTATTACGACAACGTCAAGCCCAGGCCTGGCTTCCACGACATGCCCCATGAGATCTTTAATTTCCTGCACCTGCATAGCAGGGGAATCCTCCAGGTGCACACGGGATCTTGTAGGTGA